One genomic window of Sporocytophaga myxococcoides DSM 11118 includes the following:
- a CDS encoding FkbM family methyltransferase, producing the protein MKKFIIRLLIVFQVIINRRREPFFSWNVLIKYLLNGRFFPAFPKVNYKPELSLVEDADFKMVGFRGDKVAYDKSWNNDLIIENFNNILNEQTAVNTIMSPHKYIENINEDWVIYDIGAAEGLQSKFWTKNVKKIIIFEPDKEFFKTLERTFEKEVSEGRIVLLNLGVSDSPKQLNFKSGPAQFDTLDSIIKQYNIPLPDYLKADIEGEELNLLNSLSNQVIENLKLIQITTYHRPDDYKVIPDFFKKLKGEGTFSDGYILFNRNNFELGNWNKVFHPVIRKCLYSFKFNK; encoded by the coding sequence ATGAAGAAATTTATTATTAGACTGTTGATCGTATTTCAGGTAATAATCAACAGACGAAGAGAACCGTTTTTTTCCTGGAATGTCCTGATAAAGTACTTACTTAATGGACGATTCTTTCCAGCATTTCCTAAAGTGAACTATAAGCCTGAATTATCTCTTGTTGAGGATGCTGATTTTAAAATGGTCGGTTTTAGAGGTGACAAAGTGGCCTATGACAAATCCTGGAATAATGATTTAATCATTGAAAATTTTAATAACATACTAAATGAGCAGACTGCTGTGAATACAATTATGTCGCCACATAAGTATATTGAGAATATCAATGAAGATTGGGTAATATATGATATCGGTGCAGCAGAAGGATTACAGTCAAAGTTTTGGACGAAGAACGTTAAGAAAATAATCATTTTTGAACCTGATAAAGAATTTTTTAAAACCCTGGAAAGGACTTTTGAAAAGGAAGTAAGTGAAGGAAGAATTGTATTGCTGAACCTGGGTGTTTCTGATAGTCCGAAGCAATTGAATTTTAAATCCGGTCCTGCTCAATTTGATACATTAGATTCAATAATTAAACAGTATAATATACCTCTTCCTGATTACTTAAAAGCTGACATTGAAGGTGAGGAATTGAATTTATTGAATTCATTAAGCAATCAGGTAATTGAAAATTTAAAGTTGATTCAGATCACAACTTATCATAGACCTGATGATTATAAAGTAATACCAGATTTCTTTAAGAAATTGAAAGGAGAGGGTACTTTTTCAGATGGCTATATCTTATTCAACAGAAATAATTTTGAATTAGGTAATTGGAATAAAGTTTTTCATCCAGTTATAAGGAAATGTCTGTACAGTTTTAAATTCAATAAATAG
- a CDS encoding Ig-like domain-containing protein — MAFIRLFIFIFFISTSNISFGQLENHNWYFGTSPIGGIRFDKANNPSIIPTKYASYGREGGSVATNPLTGKLIFYTDGLVAVDAQNNVMPNGSGLISSTITYTAQTGTIAPVPNACTQYYIFTTNADGQAGTLYYSIVDMSLKGNGTSAAPLGDVVSTKKNITLSTGVSEAMISIPGSDNNTYWLLSPIFNSTNIQIFKITSTGIQLFNTFNTGVLMQDQRSIRYCKTKGKIALSSFHGADPLITMDFNNSNGAISNITKVPGTPLEANSSTFYGIFDQVFSSDGSKLYISLYRGYNPSSGGKLFQYDFNNSTAAAQEIYKINTNDIYYASLGLQLGPDNKVYWLYTNQAFGDKRIIGRIEYPDSAGVNCIVNPNWTDLGQPFNGVKFPEFLPYNNHTPLLQNDNYTLNCEVNSLIIDPLLNDSDLDNDNLTASILKVKFGNATSTLNKFNYQLNSRIPGEVFDTINYKVCDVTCFNKCDSAVIAIKIQNTSTVDIGKDTSICEGSTMQLNAGLNYSSYKWQDDSNLPTYIVSQPGKYWVTSTTACGIASDTIIISKKASGCEITKIISVSNEDQTRLNLIPNPFQKSSQLAIVSPYSTYSVIVLNLSGMVVESAENLRIEENIEVGASLGSGMYLLKVVVNGKAYHLKMIKN; from the coding sequence ATGGCTTTCATCCGATTATTTATTTTTATTTTCTTTATTTCTACTTCCAATATTTCATTTGGACAGCTTGAAAATCATAATTGGTACTTTGGTACATCTCCTATAGGAGGTATACGTTTTGACAAAGCTAATAACCCTTCAATTATCCCTACTAAATATGCTTCATATGGAAGAGAAGGCGGTTCTGTAGCTACAAATCCATTAACAGGAAAGCTTATTTTCTACACTGATGGATTGGTAGCTGTCGATGCCCAAAATAATGTAATGCCAAATGGGTCCGGATTAATTAGCTCTACAATCACATATACAGCTCAGACAGGAACAATTGCACCCGTTCCTAATGCCTGTACTCAATATTATATTTTCACTACAAATGCAGATGGCCAAGCTGGAACGCTTTATTACAGCATAGTAGACATGTCTTTAAAAGGAAATGGAACATCCGCTGCTCCCCTTGGAGATGTTGTATCAACAAAAAAGAATATTACTTTATCAACCGGTGTATCTGAAGCTATGATTTCAATACCAGGGTCGGATAATAATACCTACTGGCTATTATCACCTATTTTCAATTCAACTAATATTCAAATTTTCAAAATTACCTCAACTGGTATTCAACTATTTAACACGTTCAATACAGGGGTTTTAATGCAGGATCAACGCAGTATAAGGTATTGTAAAACTAAAGGGAAGATTGCTCTTAGCTCATTTCACGGAGCAGATCCCCTCATCACTATGGATTTCAACAATAGCAATGGTGCCATTTCTAATATTACAAAAGTTCCGGGAACTCCACTAGAAGCTAATAGTAGCACTTTTTATGGTATTTTCGATCAAGTATTTTCTTCAGATGGCAGTAAACTATATATTTCGCTTTACAGAGGGTACAATCCTTCCTCGGGAGGAAAATTGTTTCAATATGATTTTAACAATTCAACAGCCGCTGCCCAAGAAATTTATAAAATCAACACAAATGATATTTATTATGCTTCTTTAGGACTTCAGTTAGGACCTGATAACAAAGTTTATTGGTTATACACGAATCAAGCTTTTGGAGATAAAAGAATTATAGGCAGAATTGAATATCCGGATTCTGCCGGCGTCAATTGCATAGTTAATCCAAATTGGACCGATCTTGGACAACCTTTTAACGGAGTTAAATTCCCAGAATTTTTACCTTATAATAATCATACACCCTTACTGCAAAATGACAATTACACATTGAATTGCGAAGTCAACAGTTTAATAATAGATCCGTTACTAAACGACTCCGATCTGGACAATGACAATCTAACTGCATCAATCCTTAAAGTTAAATTTGGTAACGCAACTTCTACTTTGAACAAATTTAATTACCAGCTTAATTCTAGAATTCCAGGTGAAGTATTTGACACTATAAATTATAAAGTATGCGATGTTACTTGTTTTAATAAATGCGACAGTGCTGTAATTGCAATAAAAATCCAAAATACATCTACTGTCGATATTGGAAAGGATACTTCAATTTGCGAAGGTTCAACAATGCAACTTAATGCAGGACTAAATTATAGCTCTTATAAATGGCAAGACGATTCCAATTTACCAACCTATATAGTTTCACAACCAGGAAAATATTGGGTGACATCAACAACCGCGTGTGGAATTGCAAGTGATACTATCATAATCTCTAAAAAGGCTTCAGGTTGTGAAATTACTAAAATCATTTCAGTCTCTAATGAGGATCAGACAAGGTTAAACCTAATTCCAAATCCTTTTCAGAAATCATCTCAACTCGCTATAGTTTCTCCATATAGCACCTACTCAGTAATTGTGTTAAACCTGTCGGGGATGGTTGTTGAATCTGCTGAGAATCTTAGAATAGAAGAGAACATTGAAGTGGGAGCCTCATTAGGCTCAGGTATGTATCTTCTAAAGGTTGTTGTCAATGGAAAGGCTTATCATTTGAAGATGATTAAGAATTAA
- a CDS encoding glycosyltransferase family 2 protein — protein MNNPFVSICIPVYNSSSLCKQAIDSALNQKFEDYEIVIVDDASTDDTAQVIKQYEGRPRVRVYYNETNLGMTGNWNKCLQLARGKYISFAHHDDTLRDSFLVDLHQIISENENLGVIAFLNQSRVRRPIMGLIQSNDYFRYIFSMVNVPAPTEAVYIKLESLEYDKNLKYGPEMDIYLKIAKLGFNAFHSDIVNCDRNPSKWEGSVTSNSRFSFIRFSDCFYIIKKYKDDSLINYNLLKDTVFDISVQVYQRYARGIAFGVAEVTQLKYKFEDLMNKNNYYGLSNLDRIKLFIKLRFFFAAKFVTSLGARVLSRK, from the coding sequence ATGAATAACCCATTCGTCTCGATTTGCATTCCGGTTTATAATTCATCAAGTCTATGTAAACAAGCAATTGATTCTGCCTTAAATCAAAAGTTTGAAGATTATGAAATTGTAATTGTGGACGATGCTTCGACAGATGATACTGCTCAGGTAATAAAGCAATACGAAGGGAGGCCCAGAGTAAGGGTTTATTATAATGAGACAAATTTAGGGATGACTGGGAATTGGAATAAATGCCTTCAATTGGCAAGAGGTAAGTATATATCCTTTGCTCATCACGATGATACTCTGAGAGATAGTTTTTTGGTGGATCTTCACCAAATTATCTCAGAGAATGAAAATTTGGGAGTTATTGCATTTCTTAATCAAAGCAGAGTAAGAAGACCGATAATGGGATTGATTCAATCCAATGATTATTTTAGATACATTTTTTCTATGGTCAACGTTCCTGCACCAACTGAGGCAGTATATATAAAATTGGAATCATTAGAGTATGACAAGAATCTGAAGTACGGACCTGAAATGGATATTTATCTCAAGATTGCAAAGCTGGGCTTTAATGCATTTCATTCGGATATTGTTAACTGCGATAGAAACCCTTCAAAATGGGAAGGTAGTGTAACAAGTAATTCCCGCTTTTCTTTTATAAGATTTTCTGATTGTTTTTATATAATTAAAAAATATAAGGATGATAGTTTGATTAACTATAATCTTTTAAAAGATACAGTCTTTGATATTAGTGTTCAGGTTTATCAAAGATATGCAAGAGGAATAGCTTTTGGTGTTGCAGAGGTTACTCAACTTAAGTATAAGTTTGAAGACTTAATGAATAAAAATAACTACTATGGTTTAAGCAACTTAGATAGAATAAAATTATTTATAAAGCTTAGGTTCTTTTTTGCAGCTAAATTCGTGACTTCTTTAGGAGCGAGGGTTCTTTCAAGGAAGTAA